A region of the Roseiflexus sp. RS-1 genome:
GCTGGCTGCGCCATCCGGAGCGCGTGCGATGAGATCCGCTATCCGCAACTGCGTCGGGCGTAGTTCGATGGCACAGATCATCGCTGAGCGATCACCAAGCGCCCCGGCATGCACGGTGCCGCGCAAGCGCCCCCAGACAACCACACTGCCGCCCGCAATGACCTCGGCGCCCGCGTTCACATCGCCAACAATCGTGATATGCCCCTGGTGACGAACAACCTGACCTGAACGAATGGTGCGGCAGACGAACAACGCTTCGCCGGGTTCGTCGGATGCAGCGACGCTTCGTGCTATCGGGCGCGCCACCACGCCAGCAGCGCGCGCCGCCGACCGGCTCTCGCGCGATGTCGATGCCAGCGCCGATGCCTCCAGGTGATGCTCACGCATCAGCGCCATCAATTCCGCGAATTGCTCTTCGGTAAGCGCACGATTGCCGATATCGACAACAACCCGCGCGCCGTTGAAGAATTGCGCCCCCTGGTCGAGCTGGCTGCGGAGCGCGCCCAGTACTTCAGACCAGACGGCTGACTCATCAAGGTGCAGCCGTAGCCCTTCTTTTCCCCCTTTGATCGCAACCAGTGTCGTCATGCACCGTACAGACGCAGAAAGAGGCTGCTCGAAACAAATGTTGCGGCATATTCTTCACTATCATACCATATACTGTCAAGCGTTTGCGTGGTATCCAATCGGTGGACTGCTCTGAAGCGCCGCGTTCCCTTGCCACATGACGACCAGCCATCGTAGTGATGTGCAGGTGCAGCCTTGACAGCAACCCGACGCCCGGCTGCATCGACTTCCATCGCATCAGGCGTGGCGGGTGACTCCAGAAAGCGCCACGATCAGACGCTCAATTCCTGCGCGCAACTGCGTCGGTTCGATCAGGCAGGAGATGACGATGTGCGCCCCCTGTTCGTAGCCGTAGAAATAGCCGGGATGCACCAGCACCCCATGCTTCAACAGATAGAGCGTCAGCGCCTCTTCGTCGTTCCAGCCGATAATTTCAGGAAATAGATAGTAGCCGCCATCCGGCGGGCGTACACGCACGACATCACAACCGCTGAGCATGGTGAGCGCCATATCCAGCGACTCGCGGATACGTTGGTGCATGGCAGCGGTAAACGCACGTCCACGCTCGAAGATGGATGGCAGCATGGTTTGTGTCAGGGTGTTGGCGCTGAGAAAGGTGTCGTTCAACACCTCGAGGCGTGCGCCGAACCGGTCGTGGGCGGCATCGTTCAACGCAATCCAGCCAAGTTTCAAATCGGGCAGCGCAAACATTTTGGAGATGCCGTTCAAATGAAAGACTGGCAGATCAGGGTAGAGCGCGCCCAATGGGGGAACAGTCGCCGCGCGGTACGGAAATGCCGCAAAGACCTCATCACAGATGATCGGCAGGTCAAGGGCACGGAGCGCAGGAAGCCGCGCCGTCTGCACTGCTCCCGTCGGGTTGTGCGGCGACACGACGAGCACCGCACGGGTGCGCTCATCCGCCTGAAGCCGTAGACTGGTCGGATCGATTCGCCAGCCACGCCGCTCATCCAGCGCATACGGGCGCAGTTCGATATGATGCACTATCGCCAGATATTCGAACAACGGATAGGTGATCACCGGCGCCAGCACATTATCCCCTGGATTCGTCAGGAGCGCGAAGAGCAGGCTGTACGCCTCGCTGGTGCTTGCCGTCACCACGATCTGGTCGGCATCCAGCGCCAGCGCTGGCGTTCGTTCGGCATAGTACTGCACAATCGCCTTCCGCGCCGCTTGTAGACCGCGTGGTTCCGGGTTGTACCGTCGGTTCGACCAGTAGGCGGCGGATGCATCGCGCAAAATGTCGTCGGGAAAGAGAAGCCCCTGATGCGTCGGATTGCTGCTCGTCAGGTCGATGTACCTGCCAGCCGCTGCCTGCCGGGCGCGCTCGATGGCATTGGGCGAGAGATCCTCGCCATCCAGAAAACCAGCCATATCCCACTGCTCCCATTCATTGACGCCGCCTGTCGCTGATGCTACAATGCGCCCGCGTCTGCAACACGCAGCATAGTGTCAGACCGCGAGCCTGGTAGATGAGCATTGTTAAAGGCAAACATATCATTCTCGGCGTTACCGGCAGCATCGCTGCCTACAAGGTCGCCGAATTAGCACGTAATCTGACGCTCGATGGCGCGATTGTTGACGTTATCATGACCGCCGCCGCGCAACGCTTTGTCGGCGCGGCGACGTTTCAGGCATTGACCGGGAGACCGGTGCTCGATGATATGTGGGCATTGCCGGAAGATGGTGTCGTCGGGCACGTGTCGCTCGGTCAGCACGCCGACCTGCTGGTGATCGCTCCGGCCACCGCCAATACCATTGCACGCCTGGCTGCCGGGTTGTGTGACGATTTGCTCACAACAACTGCACTTGCGACTTCTGCACCGATCCTGATTGCTCCAGCAATGAACCCGCATATGTACGAACATCCGGCGACCCAGGCAAATATTGCGCTGTTGCGGCAGCGCGGCGTTACCATCCTCGAACCGGCGTATGGGCGCATGGCTGAGCCGGTAATCGGGCGGGGGCGCCTGCCGGAACCTGCAATCATCGAAGCCGAGATCCGCGCACTCCTCGGACGCACCTGCGGTCCTCTGCGTGGGCGCAGGGTGGTGGTGACCGCTGGCGGCACCCACGAACCGATCGACCCGGTCCGCTTCATTGGCAATCGCGCGTCGGGCAGAATGGGATATGCCATCGCTGCAGCAGCCCGCGACCGGGGCGCTTCCGTCACCCTGATCAGCGGTCCGGCAACAGCGCAACCTCCGGCTGCCGTCACGCTGATACGTGTTGAGACGGCGCTCGATATGCAACGTGAAGTCGTGTCTGCCATCGCCAGTGCCGATCTGTTGATCATGAACGCAGCCGTCGCTGATTTTCGCCCGGCAACTGCATCCGAACACAAGATCAAAAAGGGCGATGATGAAGAGTTGACGATTCGCCTGGTGCGCAACCCTGATATTCTTGCAAGTATCGCGCATCGCCGCGATCTGGTCAAGATCGGATTTGCGGCGGAAACCCACGATCTGCTGACGTATGCACATGAGAAACTCGAACGCAAAGGTCTTGACATGATCGTTGCGAACGAGGCAGTCGCCAGTATTGGCGCCGAGGATATTCAGATGATCCTGATCGATGCGCAGGGTGTGGAACGGTTGCCGCAGTTGCCCAAACCTGTTGCAGCGGAACGGTTGCTTGATGCGATCATCGAGCGTTTCGCGGCGCGGTTGCGTGCTCCTGAGATCGGATCGATGACGACGGAAGAATGATGATGCTCCTGCAAAAAGGTCATGTCACCACGGCGGCGCAGCGGGTGCAACGAGCGATGGATGGAAACCTCTGTGCGCCCGGTGTCTCGGCGGTGCGTTTTTGCAGTGGAGTCAGTGATGAATACGACTCCTTCCGACAATAACCAGACACCCGATGACGTCAATGGCGCGCCATCGGCGGAACGCGACGGTGAGACAGCAAATGGTGCGCAGACGGGCACGCGCAGTCTGGTGCAGGCGCCACGCGCTCTGGCGACTCCCGACCGGCGTGTGAGCGCCAATGTAGCCGGTGCGGCGCTTCAGCAGCGTATCATGACCCTTGTCAGCGCGCTCGGCGATCCGCGTCATCCGCTCCACGCGCGTGCCGTCGAGGATCTGGTAACGCTGGGTGAACCGGCGGTGCCGGCGCTGATCGAGGCGTTGCGCACGCATGAGCCGTGGCTGATCGCCTATCGTGCCACTGAAGCGCTGAGTCAGATTGGTGATGGTCGCGCTGCTGGTCCGCTCGTGGATGCGCTGCGTCACCCAAACAGCAATGTGCGCTGGGGTGCGGTGCGCGCACTGGCAACCGTGGGGGATGCGCGTGCATTGATCGAACTTCGCCGGGTGGCCCGCACGGATCGCAGCAAGACCAGTTGGGGCGAATCGGTCGGCGATACGGCGCGCGTTGTGCTGGATCAGATGCAGAGCCGCACGCTGCTGGCGCGCGTCGCCGAACTGATCAAGACGGCGATCGCCTGTGTGTTGATGCTCGTCGCGCTGATCTTTGCCTGGAGTGTGCTGACCGAGCTACGTGATGAACTCACCCGGATTGGGCGGGTCGAACCGGCGCCGGTGATTGTTGCGCCGCCAATGCCCACGACCGTGCCGCAGGCAATCGTCACGCTGCCACAATCGCCAACCTCGCCGCCGACCGTGCAACCCGTGGCGCCGACACCTGTCGAGGCGCCGCCGCTGACCGGTGTTGTTGTGACATCAGGAAATGTGCGCGCAACCCCAGCGCGCCTGCCGGATAATGTCATCGGTAGTGTGATGGCAGGTGATGCGCTCATTTTTCTGGGGGTGACTCCGGACGGAGCGTGGTACCGTGTGCGGCTCGGTTCACCGGCGGCGGCATCGTCACAGATCCGCAGCGTCGATGGGAGCGGATGGGTGAGTGCGTCCCTCGTTGAAGCGCCGGAGCGCGTGCCGGTCGAAACGCCGCCTCCCGTTCCCACGCCGACGCCATAGTACAACATCGTATTGTGAACCATGTCTGATACCATTCAGCGAACCTCATTCGCCAAAACGCTGCGTGCGATCTTTCTCGGCGTCGCGCTGCTGGCGCTCAGCGTTGCCTGCGCTGGCTACCTTCTCCTCAGCGAAATCCGTCGCCCGGCAGGGAATGATGCAACGCCGGTCGAATTCATTGTTGAACCGGGTGATAGCGCCAGTGTCATCGCTACCCGCCTTGGAACGGCAAACCTGATTCGCCAACCGCTGCTGTTTACCCTTCTGGTGCGTATGCAAGGTCTCGACAGCGAATTACAGGCCGGTCGCTATCTGCTGCGTGCCAACATGACCATGAGCGAAATCATCGCAGCCTTGCAAAACAGTCGGGTTGAAGAAGTGCAGGTGACGATCATCGAAGGCTCGCGGCTCGAAGAAATCGCCGAGCAGATCGCCGCAGCCGGGCTGGTCAATGTGACCGAGCAGGCATTTCTGCGCACGGCGCGCAACGGTGCAGCGTTTCAACCGCAGCACTTCTACCTCAACAGCCTCCCGCCCGGCGCAAGCCTGGAAGGGTATCTGTTTCCCGATACCTATCGCTTCGCGGTGACTGCCACGGTCACCGAGGTGATCGAAATCATGCTCGACCGCTTTGATGAGCAGTACGCAACATTCGAACGCGAGGTGACGGTGAAGGGCGCTACGGTTCACGATATTGTGACCATGGCGTCGATTGTGCAGCGTGAGGCGGCGCGTGAAGATGAGATGCCCAAAATCGCCGCTGTGTTCTGGAATCGCCTCAAGCCGGAACATCTTGCCGAAACGGGGGGCGGCAAACTGGGCGCCGACCCAACCGTGCAGTACATTCTGGGGCAGCGCGGCAACTGGTGGCCCCGTCTCGATTCGCTCAGTATCGATGAAATCAACGGTATTGCCAGCCCGTACAACACACGTGTCAATCCAGGGTTGCCGCCCGGACCGATCGCCAGTCCGGGGCTTGCGGCGCTACGCGCTGCTGCCAGACCCGACACATCGGCGCCATACCTCTACTTTGTCGCTTCCTGCACCACGCCCGGCGCACACAATTTTGCCGTTACGTTTGAGGAGTTTCAGCGCTTCGAGCGGGAGTACCTGACATGTCCGTCGCGTTAGCCGGGGTCATCGGTGATCCGGTCGATCACAGTCTGTCACCCTTCCTGCATAATGCCGCATTTGAGCATCTCGGGATCGTCGCGCGCTATGAACGGTGGCGCACCAGCAGCGCCGAACTGCCGCAGCGGATCGCATCGCTGCGGGCGCCACATATTCTGGGCGCAAATGTTACGCTGCCGCACAAAATAGCCGTCATTCCGCTGCTCGACCGGCTCGATCCGCAGGCGGAACAGATCGGCGCCGTCAATACCATCGTGCGCCTCCCGGACGGGCAACTCGAAGGGTGCAACACCGATGCCCCCGCCACTATTGCGACTCTGCGCGAGGATGCCGGTTTCGACCCGACGGGAAAACGCATCGTTCTGCTTGGCGCAAGTGGCGCCGCGCGCGCCGCAGCATGTGCGCTCATTGCAGCGCAGGCGACGGCGTTGACGGTCATCAACCGCACCCTGGAACGCGCTGAGGAATTGCTGGCAGATGTGCTTGCCAACAGTGATGCTGATCCCTATCTGCGCGCACTTACGCCCGATGATCCTGATGTGCCCGAAGCGATTGCGTCTGCCGATCTGATCATCAACGCAACATCGCTCGGCTGGCATGCCGACGAAACCCCGCTGCCGGGGCATCTGATTCCCGCAACGGCGCTGGTGTTCGATATGGTCTATCGCCCGACCCGTCTGCTCCGCGAAGCGGCGCAGGCAGGCGCGGCAACCCTCGATGGACGCGGGATGCTGGTGCGGCAGGCGGCGCTGTCGTTCGAGCGCTGGACCGGCGTCTCCGCACCGCTCGATGTGATGTTCGCTGCATTCGACCGGGCAGGCGCTCGTTCTGCATAGGTGCTATCGGTGTGGATATCGTTCTTGTGGCGCTGACCGGGCTGCTGCTTGGCGCAGGCCTGAACCTGATCATCATCCGCCTGCCGCGTGAGCAGGGATTCGGTGGATGGCCACGCTGCACCCGCTGTGGTCAACGCCTGGCGTGGTGGCAGGCGCTGCCGCTGCTCGGTTGGGTCATCCAGGGCGGGCGCGCCAGGTGCTGCGGTCGTCGCCTCGATGGGGTGTATCCAATTGTCGATCTGATCACGACTGCGACCCTGCTTCTGCTCTACCTCCGGTATCACGTGAGTATCAGTCTCGTCTACGCCGCCGTTGTCGCTGCGGTTCTGATCATCACTGGCGCCATCGACTGGCAGCATCGCCTGATCTACACGTTGCCAACCCTCGGCGCCACGCTGGCGTCAGTCGTTGCGTCTTTTGCTGTTCCTTCTCACAGCCTGCTGAACGCACTGGCAGGGTTGTTCGTTGCAGGTGTCTTATTTGTCATCTTCTACGTCCTGGCGAAGATCCTGTTTCCATCGCATCGGGCGCCGTTTGGATTGGGGGACGTCTATCTCGGCATGTTCATCGGTGCAGCGCTCGGACTGACCAACCTGCCCGGCGCGCTGCTCTACGGCATGCTGCTGGCAGGCGTCTTTTCGGCGATCCTGGTGGTGTTGCGCCGTGCTGGAAAACGTGATACGCCACAGTACATTTCCTATGGCACATTTCTGTGCATTGGCGCCTTGATCTACCTGCTGATCTGGGGGCTTGCCGGTCCGCGCCCGTTCTCGTAAAGAAATTGTTGCTAAGTCTCAAAGCTCATTTCTGTGAATAAATCGTCATTCTACGTAGGTGAGTCGTATGGTAATATAAGCGAAGCGTTATCCTGCGAAATTAGAGAAAACCATACGCCATGCAACGACGGCTTACGGCGTTCATTGCCAT
Encoded here:
- the minC gene encoding septum site-determining protein MinC — translated: MTTLVAIKGGKEGLRLHLDESAVWSEVLGALRSQLDQGAQFFNGARVVVDIGNRALTEEQFAELMALMREHHLEASALASTSRESRSAARAAGVVARPIARSVAASDEPGEALFVCRTIRSGQVVRHQGHITIVGDVNAGAEVIAGGSVVVWGRLRGTVHAGALGDRSAMICAIELRPTQLRIADLIARAPDGAASGRPEVAYIDGDQIAVESWERYRR
- a CDS encoding pyridoxal phosphate-dependent aminotransferase; this encodes MAGFLDGEDLSPNAIERARQAAAGRYIDLTSSNPTHQGLLFPDDILRDASAAYWSNRRYNPEPRGLQAARKAIVQYYAERTPALALDADQIVVTASTSEAYSLLFALLTNPGDNVLAPVITYPLFEYLAIVHHIELRPYALDERRGWRIDPTSLRLQADERTRAVLVVSPHNPTGAVQTARLPALRALDLPIICDEVFAAFPYRAATVPPLGALYPDLPVFHLNGISKMFALPDLKLGWIALNDAAHDRFGARLEVLNDTFLSANTLTQTMLPSIFERGRAFTAAMHQRIRESLDMALTMLSGCDVVRVRPPDGGYYLFPEIIGWNDEEALTLYLLKHGVLVHPGYFYGYEQGAHIVISCLIEPTQLRAGIERLIVALSGVTRHA
- the coaBC gene encoding bifunctional phosphopantothenoylcysteine decarboxylase/phosphopantothenate--cysteine ligase CoaBC, with the protein product MSIVKGKHIILGVTGSIAAYKVAELARNLTLDGAIVDVIMTAAAQRFVGAATFQALTGRPVLDDMWALPEDGVVGHVSLGQHADLLVIAPATANTIARLAAGLCDDLLTTTALATSAPILIAPAMNPHMYEHPATQANIALLRQRGVTILEPAYGRMAEPVIGRGRLPEPAIIEAEIRALLGRTCGPLRGRRVVVTAGGTHEPIDPVRFIGNRASGRMGYAIAAAARDRGASVTLISGPATAQPPAAVTLIRVETALDMQREVVSAIASADLLIMNAAVADFRPATASEHKIKKGDDEELTIRLVRNPDILASIAHRRDLVKIGFAAETHDLLTYAHEKLERKGLDMIVANEAVASIGAEDIQMILIDAQGVERLPQLPKPVAAERLLDAIIERFAARLRAPEIGSMTTEE
- a CDS encoding HEAT repeat domain-containing protein, which translates into the protein MNTTPSDNNQTPDDVNGAPSAERDGETANGAQTGTRSLVQAPRALATPDRRVSANVAGAALQQRIMTLVSALGDPRHPLHARAVEDLVTLGEPAVPALIEALRTHEPWLIAYRATEALSQIGDGRAAGPLVDALRHPNSNVRWGAVRALATVGDARALIELRRVARTDRSKTSWGESVGDTARVVLDQMQSRTLLARVAELIKTAIACVLMLVALIFAWSVLTELRDELTRIGRVEPAPVIVAPPMPTTVPQAIVTLPQSPTSPPTVQPVAPTPVEAPPLTGVVVTSGNVRATPARLPDNVIGSVMAGDALIFLGVTPDGAWYRVRLGSPAAASSQIRSVDGSGWVSASLVEAPERVPVETPPPVPTPTP
- the mltG gene encoding endolytic transglycosylase MltG; translated protein: MSDTIQRTSFAKTLRAIFLGVALLALSVACAGYLLLSEIRRPAGNDATPVEFIVEPGDSASVIATRLGTANLIRQPLLFTLLVRMQGLDSELQAGRYLLRANMTMSEIIAALQNSRVEEVQVTIIEGSRLEEIAEQIAAAGLVNVTEQAFLRTARNGAAFQPQHFYLNSLPPGASLEGYLFPDTYRFAVTATVTEVIEIMLDRFDEQYATFEREVTVKGATVHDIVTMASIVQREAAREDEMPKIAAVFWNRLKPEHLAETGGGKLGADPTVQYILGQRGNWWPRLDSLSIDEINGIASPYNTRVNPGLPPGPIASPGLAALRAAARPDTSAPYLYFVASCTTPGAHNFAVTFEEFQRFEREYLTCPSR
- the aroE gene encoding shikimate dehydrogenase, producing MSVALAGVIGDPVDHSLSPFLHNAAFEHLGIVARYERWRTSSAELPQRIASLRAPHILGANVTLPHKIAVIPLLDRLDPQAEQIGAVNTIVRLPDGQLEGCNTDAPATIATLREDAGFDPTGKRIVLLGASGAARAAACALIAAQATALTVINRTLERAEELLADVLANSDADPYLRALTPDDPDVPEAIASADLIINATSLGWHADETPLPGHLIPATALVFDMVYRPTRLLREAAQAGAATLDGRGMLVRQAALSFERWTGVSAPLDVMFAAFDRAGARSA
- a CDS encoding prepilin peptidase; translation: MDIVLVALTGLLLGAGLNLIIIRLPREQGFGGWPRCTRCGQRLAWWQALPLLGWVIQGGRARCCGRRLDGVYPIVDLITTATLLLLYLRYHVSISLVYAAVVAAVLIITGAIDWQHRLIYTLPTLGATLASVVASFAVPSHSLLNALAGLFVAGVLFVIFYVLAKILFPSHRAPFGLGDVYLGMFIGAALGLTNLPGALLYGMLLAGVFSAILVVLRRAGKRDTPQYISYGTFLCIGALIYLLIWGLAGPRPFS